The following nucleotide sequence is from Halogeometricum borinquense DSM 11551.
GTGGGGTCGTCACCGGACATCGACAGCATCGAAGATGGCGAGTTCGAGGACGGATTCACCCTGTTCATCGCCGGCACGCCCGAGTCGGAACTCGGCCCGCTTCTGGCCGACCAGTGGAAAGTCGAACACGCCGAACTCACCGACGTTTCCGCCATCCTCGCTGACGATTTCGACCCTGACACGGTAGCCGAGACCGCCGACGGGACGGGCACCGAACCCGCAGACGAACCCGAAGCGGCCGAACCTGCTGTTGCGTCGGACTCCGCGTCGGATCCCGAATCCACTGACGAAGACGCAGCCGACACCGACGAGAGTGAGGACGGCGCGGTCGAACCCTCGGAGGCTGAAGCGGCCGTCGCCGCCGTCGAATCCGCTTACTCCGACTCCGAATCAGCGGACGGAAACGAGACGGACGCTGACGGCGTGGACGACTCGTCCGCCGACGAGACGACAGCCGGCACCTCCGACGGCGCATCCGCTGGAGCCGATTCGTCGGCCGCCGCAAGCGAGGAGACGGCCAACGGAGACACCGCCGAGGCGAGCGATACAGACGACTCCGACGATACCGACGACGGAGACGACGCTAGCGACGACGGTGGCAGTGACGACAGCGGGAGCGACGGTGACAAAAAGGAGTCGAAGAAGTCGGACAAAAAGGAGAAAGACCGGTCCATCTCCGCGGTCAAGTCCGTTCGCGTTGACGTCGGCCAACTCGACGAACTCCACGAACTCGTCGAGCAACTGGTTACCAGCCGTATCAAACTCCGGCAGGCGATGGAGGGAGAGGCCGACATGACGAGCGGACTCGATACGCTGGACGAGTTGGACAAGATCTCGACGAACCTCCAGAACACGGTGATGGACATGCGTCTCATCCCGTTGAAGAAGGTGTTCGACAAGTTCCCGCGCATGGTCCGCGACATCGCGCGCGAACAGGACAAGCGCGTCCGTTTCAAGGTCGAAGGCGAGGATATCGAACTCGACCGGACCATCCTCGACGAGATATCCGACCCGCTGATGCACGTTCTACGGAACGCCGTAGACCACGGCATCGAGCTGCCCGACGAACGTGAGGCAAACGGGAAGTCCCGAACCGGGACCGTCGAACTCGCCGCACGGCGCGAACACGACACGGTGGTTATCACGGTCTCCGACGACGGCAGTGGTATCAACGCGGACGCTCTCCGCGACAAAGTCGTCTCCGAGGGACTGGCAACGCGCGACGAACTGAACGAACTGCCGGATGAGGAGGTGTACGAGTACGTCTTCCACCCCGGTCTCTCGACCAACGACGAGATTACGGACGTGAGCGGCCGCGGTGTCGGCATGGACGTGGTGAAAACCACTGTCGAAGCGCTCGATGGCTCCGTAGGCGTGTCGAGTACCCCCGGCGAGGGGTCGGTGTTTACGATCCGACTTCCCGTCTCCGTCGCCATCATCAAGGTGCTGTTCGTCCGCGTCGGCGAACGCGAGTTCGGCGTTCCCATCAAGTACATCGACGAGATTTCCCGTCGGCAAGCGGTCCAGACGGTCAACGGTGCGGAGGTCGTTGTCCACGAGGACGACATCTTCCCGCTCATTCGTCTCCGCGACGCTCTCGACGTGGACATCGACGAACGCGACAGCGGGATGATCGTACGCATCCGCCCGGCCGACAGACAGGTCGCACTCCACTGCGATCACGTCACCCGACAGGAGGAAGTCGTTGTCACGCCGCTGCAAGGGCCGCTCAGCGGGACCAACGGGCTGTCCGGTACGGCGGTCATCGGTGACGGGAACGTTATCCCTATCCTCGATGTGAGTACGCTGGAACTCCCTGAGGGCGGAAAACAGGCGATGCGCGAGTGGACGCCGCCATCGAATGAGGACTCGGGTGAAGTCGAGGAGGCGGCGGACTGATGGCGCGAACTGACTCGTCGTCGGATCCGACGTTCCGAGAACTGCTCGACTACGTGGAATCGTCGTTATCGTTTGCGACGAGTTCGTACAACGACGCGTACCTTGACCGGCGAATCTCTGCACGGATGCGACGACGCGGCGTCGAGAGCTACGACGAATATCAGTCGCTGCTCGACGGCGACGAAGAAGAACAGACGGCGTTGTTGAACGCGCTCAGCGTTAACGTCACCAGCTTCTTCCGCAACCCCGAGGTATGGGACGCCCTCAGAGAAGTTATCGCTGACATCGCTTCCGACGGGCGCGTCAACATCTGGAGCGCGGCCTGTTCGGACGGCCGCGAGGCATACTCGATGGCGATGCTGGCACACGACGACGACCGAATCGACCCGAACAAGGTGAAGATACTGGGAACGGACATCAAGCCTGAGATCATCCGCGCCGCACGCGCGGGCGAGTATCACGCCTCGGAGACGAACGACATTGAAGAGCAACTCGAACCGCTCTCTCAGAACAATCGGTACGTCGAACGCGATGGCGACATCTACCGCGTGACCGACGAGGTTAAATCCCTCGTGTCGTTTCGAAAGCATGACCTCGTTCAAGAACGTCCGCCGGACACGTTCGACCTCGTGGTGTGTCGAAACCTGTTTATTTACATCAACAGTGAAGCTAAACAGGCAATATTCGATACGCTCGGATCGGCACTCACGCCGGACGGCTATCTCACTATCGGGATGACGGAGACGATTCCGCCGTCGTGCCGCGACCGGTTCGATCCGGTCGAGAAACGACTTAGAATCTACCGGAACGCGGCAAACTCGAATCCGTGAAATAACACGATGAAAGCTGGCGAGAAAAAGGTCGCAGACACGAACGGACGGTTCCTCCAAGTCAAGCGTGGAGGGCGGAATCTAAACGATGCAAATTGGGCGAACGGGCGCATCCTCCTTTCGAACCAGCGTCTCGTCCTCGCTGGTACTGGCGGTAAGCGGACCTTTCCACTCTCGTCGATAGAGCAACTCGGTGGCCGGTTCGACGTGAACCAGCGCATCGCAACTGTTTCCGACTACCTCGCACTCCACTACAACGACGGCGAAGACGTGGTTCTCGTCGCGCCCGCGGATTTCGAGGAGTTCGAACTCGAACTGTACGGAGCGTTGCTCAACTCGACGCGGTTTCTCGTCCGTCACCCGGCAGTCGAGGGTGGCGTCGTTCAGAACACCGAGTGGGAGGGCGCGCGACTGAAAGTCGAAGAGGACGCAGTCAGCATTGCGACGGTCAACGGATCGTTCGTCAACGTCCAGTTGGACGACATCGGTGACATCGAGATGGGTCGGCGGACTGTCCGCGACGAATCTCGAGAAGTCATCGAAGTCGAGCACTCCGACGACGAGGGGACGAGTCTCCAGACGTACGTCTCCGGCCCAGAGCGTCCCGTGAACATCCTCAAGTCGTTGTTCCAAATCGGCGAAGAGCAGTCCGAGACAGCACTCGAACTGTCACAACAGGACAAACAGGTGTTGATGGCGCTATACTCCGGTGTCTCTCCGTTCGATATCCCCGCGTTCCTCGGCATCGACGTAGACGAAGTCGAAGAGCTGTTCGTCCGACTCATCGACCACAACGTCCTTGATGAGGTACGCATCCGCCACGAAGTCGAACTCAACGCCCGTGGCCGGTCTATCGCTGCTGACGCTATCGACGATCAAGGCGCGAACATGTGACGACGGGTCGGCGCGAACGCGTCTGACCGACCCTGACGATTGCTTCTCCGAGAAACCGAGTGACAACGCTCCGTCGTCCGAGTTTGAGACGCGCCAGCCTGACGGAAAGAGACGTACGTGCTTGCGACTCTCCGCGATAGCGAACGGCCAGAACAGAGACGAGAACAGTTAGAACAGCCGGGAGCAGGCGAC
It contains:
- a CDS encoding chemotaxis protein CheA; amino-acid sequence: MDEELYQAFITESEESITQLNNSLLELEANPDDTEAIDDIFRQAHTLKGNFGAMGFDNAATVAHAVEDLLDEIRHERLEVTPDRMDLIFDGMDEILDILHDIEEHGESKSDPSDLVEEIRAAAEGEGDAAGNEEPATTEDTSSQGDDALAVAAETVDPDSDELADTELLYHAAIELDAGEMKGVDAGLFLGGLPDDLDVVGSSPDIDSIEDGEFEDGFTLFIAGTPESELGPLLADQWKVEHAELTDVSAILADDFDPDTVAETADGTGTEPADEPEAAEPAVASDSASDPESTDEDAADTDESEDGAVEPSEAEAAVAAVESAYSDSESADGNETDADGVDDSSADETTAGTSDGASAGADSSAAASEETANGDTAEASDTDDSDDTDDGDDASDDGGSDDSGSDGDKKESKKSDKKEKDRSISAVKSVRVDVGQLDELHELVEQLVTSRIKLRQAMEGEADMTSGLDTLDELDKISTNLQNTVMDMRLIPLKKVFDKFPRMVRDIAREQDKRVRFKVEGEDIELDRTILDEISDPLMHVLRNAVDHGIELPDEREANGKSRTGTVELAARREHDTVVITVSDDGSGINADALRDKVVSEGLATRDELNELPDEEVYEYVFHPGLSTNDEITDVSGRGVGMDVVKTTVEALDGSVGVSSTPGEGSVFTIRLPVSVAIIKVLFVRVGEREFGVPIKYIDEISRRQAVQTVNGAEVVVHEDDIFPLIRLRDALDVDIDERDSGMIVRIRPADRQVALHCDHVTRQEEVVVTPLQGPLSGTNGLSGTAVIGDGNVIPILDVSTLELPEGGKQAMREWTPPSNEDSGEVEEAAD
- a CDS encoding CheR family methyltransferase, whose amino-acid sequence is MARTDSSSDPTFRELLDYVESSLSFATSSYNDAYLDRRISARMRRRGVESYDEYQSLLDGDEEEQTALLNALSVNVTSFFRNPEVWDALREVIADIASDGRVNIWSAACSDGREAYSMAMLAHDDDRIDPNKVKILGTDIKPEIIRAARAGEYHASETNDIEEQLEPLSQNNRYVERDGDIYRVTDEVKSLVSFRKHDLVQERPPDTFDLVVCRNLFIYINSEAKQAIFDTLGSALTPDGYLTIGMTETIPPSCRDRFDPVEKRLRIYRNAANSNP
- a CDS encoding CheF family chemotaxis protein, with product MKAGEKKVADTNGRFLQVKRGGRNLNDANWANGRILLSNQRLVLAGTGGKRTFPLSSIEQLGGRFDVNQRIATVSDYLALHYNDGEDVVLVAPADFEEFELELYGALLNSTRFLVRHPAVEGGVVQNTEWEGARLKVEEDAVSIATVNGSFVNVQLDDIGDIEMGRRTVRDESREVIEVEHSDDEGTSLQTYVSGPERPVNILKSLFQIGEEQSETALELSQQDKQVLMALYSGVSPFDIPAFLGIDVDEVEELFVRLIDHNVLDEVRIRHEVELNARGRSIAADAIDDQGANM